TCCGCGATGACCGCCCCCAGGTCCAGGCGGCTAGAAGCCGCGGTAATCGTAACAAACGAGTTATCGAAATGCGACACGCAGTCGGCCCCGACTTCGTAACAACACCCGCCGATATGGGGACCCACGAACGCCTCCATGTCGTCCGGCCCCGGCAGCGCATCCAAAGCGGCCACCGCCGACTCGACCACGCCGGCGGCGGCGCCGCGCCATCCCGCGTGCACCACAGCGACAGCGGGAACCGACGGCCGCACCAGCACCACAGGCACGCAGTCGGCGAACATCAGCAGCAGCGGGATGCCTCGCTCGCGCGTCAAGAGCGCGTCGGCTCCGGGCACGGGTCCCGCTCCACCCGTGACGAAAGCTCCCGATCCGCTCTCGGCTGTCGTCACCTCGCTGACGACAGCGCCGTGTACCTGTTCCGCGGTCGTCAGCGCACTCCGGAGCGCATCGATGCCTATCGAGCCGAGCAGACGGGTCCGGTTCATGTCCACGAGCGCCGGCTCGTCCCCCACGTGGCCGGCGAGGTCGAGTGACGCGTACGCCCCCTTGCTCACGCCTCCGCCGCGCTCGGAGAAGGCGATGCCGACCCCGCACCGGGCGAACAGGTCTGGCACCGTATGGATCGCGATACCGTCCCGTTCGACGCGTTCGAACACCGTTCGTACCCCTTCCCGGCCGCACGTCGGTCGCACAGCCCCGCGCGACCCTTTTCGGCTAGTCAAACCGTCACCTATCCGTCACACTCTATCGCAGGACGCGGGCCGCACACCCGTCTCCTGCACGATAGTCTATGACTGCTCGCCGAGGGGGGTGATGCATATGAAGCGGTCATTCTCGTTTTCCGCGGCACTTGGAACCGCTGCCTACGTTCTCACTATGGCGGCACCGGCTCTCGCACAGGACTACTACAGCAGCGGTGAGGACGCGGCCGCAGGCGCTGTCGCGTGCGGTATCTGGGCATGCATCATGATCCCGGCGGTCCTTCTTGGCGTCTTCAACATCTGGATGCTCATCGACGCCATCCTCCGCCAGGAGCACGAGTACCCCAACTCCACCGGCAACTCCAAGCTGATCTGGATCCTGCTGCTCGTGTTCGTCGGCTTCATCGCGGCCGTCGTCTACTACTTCATGGTCTTCAAGAAGATCAAGCGTGGTAAGGGCGGACAGCCTCCTATGGCAGGGCCCACCGGCGGCTACCAGCCCCCGGCTCCCCCCGCGGCACCTCCGGCGCCTCCGGCGGCTCCCACGCCGCCCCCGGCGCCAGCGCCCCCCGCTCCGCCGGCGCCTCCCGCGCCGCCAGCACCTCCCGCGGAGTAAGGGACGAACGTCGTCTCCCGTCCGGCACGGACTCGCGCCGGACGAGCGAAGGCCCCGCCCGGCATCGGGCGGGGCCTTCGACGTAGACGGCAGCATGACCACCCTCGTCGCCTGTAACGGGGGCCGCCGTGTGACGAGCGCTCGACTCGTCACACGGCGGCCTGAACATCACGGGTCGTGCTCGTGCACGGCCCGGGTGTCTCTAGTAACTCCGGCGCTTCAGGAACGCGGGGATATCGAGATCGTCCTCCTGTGCGCTCGCGGGCAGGTCGAACGTCGGGATGCGTGGTCCTTCATCCTCGGTCAGCGCGTTCTCGAACTCCATCGTCTCCTGCTTCTTGCGCTGGCCGAAGCCGGTGGCGATGACCGTCACTCGGATCTCATCCATCATCGAGTCGTCGATCACGGCGCCGAAGATGATGTTCGCATCAGGGTGCGCCGCGGCCTGCACGACCTCGGCCGCCTCGTTGACCTCGAACAGTCCAAGGTCGCTGCCGCCCGAGATGGACAGAAGCACGCCGTTCGCTCCCTCGATGCTCGACTCCAGGAGCGGGCTGGCGATGGCCGCCTTCGCGGCCTCGTGAGCTCGGTTGTCCCCAGTGGCCACTCCGATGCCCATGAGCGCCGTCCCGGCATCCTTCATGATGGTCCGAACATCAGCGAAGTCGAGGTTGATCAGACCGGGAACCGTGATCAGGTCGGTGATGCCCTGGCAGCCCTGACGGAGGACGTCGTCCGCGATCCGGAACGCATCCAGGATGGACGTCTTCTTCTCCGCAACCTGGAGCAGCCGGTCGTTGGGGATGATGATCAGCGTGTCTACGTGATCCCGGAGGCGCTTGATGCCTTCCTCGGCCTGGATCGCACGCTTGCGGCCCTCGAACGCGAACGGCCTCGTCACAACGGCCACGGTGAGGGCGCCGATCTCCTCCTTGGCGATCTCGGCGATCACCGGCGCCGCACCCGTACCCGTACCGCCACCTTCACCAGCGGTGATGAAGACCATGTCGGCGCCCTGCAGCGCTTCCTTGATCTCCCCGCGATTCTCCTCCGCGGCGTTGAGGCCCACGTCGGGATCCGCTCCGGCGCCCAGCCCCTTGGTGAGGCCCACACCCACGTGAACGGTGTAGTCGGCATCGGACATCAACAGGGCCTGCATGTCAGTGTTCACCGCGATGAACTCGACACCCTTGACCCCGGCCTCGACCATCCGGTTGACGGCGTTCGTCCCGCCACCACCCACGCCGACGACCTTGATGACCGCCAGGTAGTTCGCCCCCGTCTCAAGCATCATGAGCCTCCTGAGCTGCCCGTTCTTCCTATAGCCTAAGCCTATACTTGACGTTTACTGTATCTGGGCAAAGGTCAATCTTCACACGAACCTTATACTAAACGCAAGGGGTTTGCAACGAGAATCTTCGTCATCTCGGGCCGCATCCCGCACGCGGACAGGATCTCGCCAACCCACGCTCGTACGCTCAGTCGGTGATGCCCCGTGAGATCGGACGCTCGAGCGAACGGACATCGATGAACACCACGCCGCTCCCCTGCTCTCGCATGATCTGCAGAGCGAGCGCCGACTTCTCGGTGAGCTGTTCGGCCCGCCCCAGCATCACCTCCACGTTCGCCTCCGTGAGCAGCGCGGTCTCCTCGGGGCTGGGGGCCGAGACCATGGCCGTCATCTCGAGCAGCTCCGGCGATATGCCCTTCAAGATCGCGAGTGCGTTCTTCACCGCTTCGGAGCCGGTCACCTCACCGGCAACCGGCTCGAACTGCACCACGTCGCGTATCACCGGCAACGACGTTCCGGTGTCCGGGATAGACTCGCCCAGCACTCGCCCCGCGCGATCGACCGACCAGAACGTCACGCCTGCGTCCACCATGGCGAACCGCTCGCGCTCCTCTACGCTGATCAGGAGCGTCGAGGGAAAGAGCCGCATGATATCCGCCTCGGCTACCCATGGCACCTGTCTCAGTCGCTCTATGACACCGTCCGCGTCGATGTTCAGGAGTGTCGCGTCCTCATCCACAGCGGCGATGGCGACCACCTCCTGCTCGGAGAGCTCGCTGATCCCCTCGACCCGGATCTCCTCGATGGTGAAGGATGGCGAGTTGAGCAAAGCCACCCACGATCCGACCACCACGACGAGTGCCGCCGCCACCAGCGCGGCGCGCTTCAGAGCGGAGCGCTGACGCGCGATCTTCCGCCGCTCCCGCTCCACCTTCTTCGCGTTGACGTGCGGCGGTAACGCAGAATCACGCACCCGCCCACCGCGCTGCCCTGCGTCTCGCTTCGACTTCGAATCCCGAGCAGGTCCTCGTGCTTTGGTGGAGGCTTTGCGTGACTTAGTCTCAGCATCTACTTTAGGGTGAGTGCTTGTCACTCGGCGCGCCGACTCCTGCCCGAGCACCACTCGCTTACGGGGTTTCGAAGTCTCCGAGGAGTCTGATCTCTGGTGTGAGTTCGATGCCATGTATGTCCCTGATCGTCATCTGGATCTTCCGCACCAGTCCGAGCACGTCGGCAGCGGTCGCATCCCCTTCGTTCACGATAAAGTTCGCATGTACCTGTGATACCCGCGCGCCGCCGAGGCGCGTCCCCTTCAGCCCTGCGGATTCGATCAACCGTCCCGCCGACTCCCCTGGCGGGTTCTTGAACACGCTTCCCGCGCATGGCACGCCCATCGGCTGACTGCGCTTCCGGCGCTCCAGGCTGTCGTCCATCGCCCGGCGGATCGTGTCCTGGTCCGCGTCTTTCAGGCGCAACACGGTCTCCACGACGATCGCGCCAGCTGGCAGCCCCGCCGCGCGATACCTCCAGTCGATCTCGTCGCCCCGTAACCGCTCAAGGCCGACACCGGGAAGATGCATCGTCACCGATGCGGCCACCGACTGCATCCATGTCTCGCCCGTGCCCGCGTTCATCGCGATAGCCCCGCCGACGGTGCCAGGTATGCCCACGGCGAACTCCATGCCGCCGAGGCCACGCGAATACGCGTCTCTCACCACATAGGCGAGCGCGCACGCCGCCCCGGTCTCTATGTCGCGTCCGTGCACCCGATGCCTCTTGAACTCCTCGCCGAGGACCACGATCGCCCCACGGTAACCGGTATCTGCCACCAGCAGGTTCGAGCCCTTGCCGATGACGGTCCAGTCCACGCCGTCCTCCTCGCAGATGCGCACGGCCTCCGCGAGATCCGCAATGGTATCGCACGTCACGAAGAGGTCTGCGGGACCCCCGATCCGATAGGTCGTGTGCTTCGCCAGCGGTTCGCGTGCACGGACCTCCCCCTTCAGGGCCGAGCGCAGACGGCGCTCTGTGGAAGAGCCTGGCATCAGGCGGTCACCCCGTGCCGCTCACCGATCGCGCGCACGATACCCGGGCCGAGCGTCGTGACGTCCCCCGCCCCCATCGTCATCACCAGGTCGCCGTCCCTCACACGATCGGCGATGTATGCGTCGATATCGTCGCGGTGCGGGAAGTAGGCGAGATGGGTGCGCGGGGCGCTCCGCAGCGTCTCGGTCACCACGGTCTTGCCGGAGACCCCGGGGATCGGCGGCTCGCCGGCGCTGTACACGTCCATCAGCACCACATGATCGGCGTCACGGAACGCCTCGCCGAACTCGCGGCCCAGCGCGGCAGTCCTGCTGTAGCGGTGTGGCTGGAACACCACCCACACCCGCCGGAACCCGGCGCCGCGGGCGGCTGCGAGCGTCGCCTTTATCTCCGTGGGATGGTGCGCGTAGTCATCGACCACCGTGATGCCGGCCACTTCGCCCACGCGGTCGAACCGCCGACGGACGCCTTTGAATGACGTGAGCGCTGAGGCGGCGCGGCCGGTATCCAGAGCAAGCCCCCATGCGGCCGCAAGCACTCCGGTCGCATTGATCACGTTATGGACCCCGGGCACCGTGATGGTCACTGGACTCACGGAACCGTCGGGGAACGTCACAGAGAACCGGTGACCGAGGCCGACACGCTCCAGGTCGTCACAGCGGACATCGGCCGCCTCAACGGCCCCGTACGTCACCACCCTGGCCCGCGACCGCTCTTTGGCGAGACGTACGAGCGCCTCATCGTCGGCACAGACCACCACCGCGCCCTCGGGCGGCACGCTCTCGATGAACCGCCCGAAGGTCTCCACCACCGCCTCGAACGATCCGTAGTGATCCAGGTGGTCGGCCTCCACGTTCGTGATGATCGCCACCGTAGGCGTGAGGTGCAGGAACGACCCGTCGCTCTCGTCCGCCTCCACCACGCAGTAGCCGCCGCCGCCGCATCGCGCGTTCGCGCCCATGTCGTTGAGCTCTCCGCCGATGAGGAACGTCGGGTCCAGCCCGATGCCGTCCAGCACCGTGGTCATCATCGAACTGGTGGTCGTCTTTCCATGCGTGCCAGCCACCGCCACTCCGATGTCCTGGCCGACGATGTGCGCCAGCATCTTCGCGCGCGGCCACACCGGGATGCCGCGCTCTCGTGCGGCGGCGAGTTCGGGGTTCATCTCAGGTATGGCGGACGACACCACGACCACCTCGGGATCGCCGAGGTTGTCGGCCGCATGTCCCACGTGGACGAGGATCCCCGCCTCCTGCAGAGCCGTCGCGTACCGCGACGCCTTCAGGTCGGACCCCGTCACGACGATGCCGCGGTCGTGCAGGACGCGGGCGAGACCGCTCATCCCGGCGCCACCGATACCTATGAAGTGTGCGTACGCGGCAGATGTCACCGCTTCTCCTCTCCTGCCGCGACCGCAAGGGCGGCGACCCGTACATCGGCATCACGCCGCCCCAGCGAAGCGGCAGAGGATGCCATCGCCGTCCGGCGGGGCTCATCCTCAAGCAATTCCAGCACGGACGCCACGAACGCCTCGTCGTCGAGCGCGGCGTCGGGCACCACCACCGCGCCACCGGCCTCGGCCACCGCACGGGCGTTGAGCGTCTGGTGATCGTCTGTCGCATACGGATACGGCACGAGGATCGAGGCCCGCCCGATGGTGGTGATCTCAGCGATCGACGTGGCGCCAGCCCGGGCGACCACCAGGTCCGCCGCCGCGATCGCATCGCCCATCTCGTCGATGTAGTCGAGTACGTTGTACCCCTGCCACGATCCATCCACCGTCGAGGCCACTCGCTCGGCCACTGAAGCGGCCTCAATCCTACCCGCCACATGCACCACCTGCAACGCAGCGACGGTCGACAGTCTGGGCGCAAGCGACGCGAACGTGTCATTCAGGTGCCGCGCGCCCCTGCTCCCGCCGAACACCAACAGCACGACGGCGTCCGGGTCGAGGCCGAGCATCCGGCGCCCGCGTTCCCGGTCGGCTTCAAGGACGGCCCCGCGAACCGGATTACCGGTCACAACGGCGCGCCCGGGGTTGCGCAGGTGGTCCGCCGAGCCCTCGTAGGTCACCCCTACCGAAACGGCCCAGCGGGACAACACCCTGTTCGCGAGACCGGGAACGGAGTTCTGCTCGTGCAGCACGAGCGGTACGCGCCGGGTGCGCGCCGCAAGACCCACCGGGAGCGAGACGTACCCACCGAACCCGAGCACCACGTCGGGTCTCCACGAACCGATCAGACGACGCGCCCTGAGCGTCGACCCGGCCATCAGGAGCGACGAGGTCACCAGCGTGTGCGGCCGCGCCCGATCGAACCCCCGGGCCGGCACGCCGAAGAACACGACGCCCGCCTCTGCCGCCAGTCGGGCCTCGAGTCCGTCAGGCGTTCCGACGAACGCTACCTCATGCCCCTCGGCGCGCAGTCGGTCGGCCACCGTCAACGCCGGATAGATGTGTCCGGCCGTCCCGCCGCCGCTCAACAGAACCCGCACTCTTCGACCCCCTGGTCCTCCCGGGGCGGACCAGCCGCACCCGTGCTTGTCCTCCATAACGCGACACCGCCAATATCAACCCTACGCACGCGAGCGTGAGCGTGAGGGAAGAACCACCGGCGCTCACCAACGGCAGCGGGATGCCGGTGATCGGCATGAGCCCTGTCACCGCCGCCATGTTCATCAACGCCTGCACGACGATCATCGCGGTCAGGCCACCTGCAAGGAGCTTGCCGAACAGGTCACGGCTCTCCCACGCGACCCGGAATCCCGCGTACGCGAAGATCCCGAAGGCGATGACGATTGCGAGCGATCCGATCAGCCCCATCTCCTCGCCGATGACCGCGAAGATGAAGTCGGTGTGCGCGGCGGGCAGATAGAAGTACTTCTGCCGCGAGAGACCCAGCCCGATGCCATCGATCCCGCCGCTGCCGAACGCATACAGCGACTGGATGATCTGGTAGCCGCCGTCGCTGGGATCCGCCCACGGATCGAGGAAGGACGTCACGCGCTCCATCCGGTAGCCGGCAGCCCACACAAGCGCGAATGCGACCGTGGCTCCCCCGACCGCCGATGGAACGAGCCACCGCGCCGGCAGACCGCCCAGCACCAACAGAAGGAACACGCCCACCACGAGCGAGACGGTGGTGCCCATGTCGGGCTGCATCATGATCAGAACCACAGTGGGAACGACGGCGGCGGCCAACCACCCGAGGAACGGCCCGGTGTCGAGCGCCCCCTTGCGCCAGGCCACCACCAACACCGCGGTTACCAGCAAGCACCCGAGCTTGGCGTACTCGGACGGTTGGACGTACGCGAACCCGAGGTCGATCGAGCGCGTCGCGCCCCATTTGCCCACACCCATGATCTCCACCATGAGCAGCCCCACGAAGGCGACCGCCCACACGCCCCAGGCGACGACATCAGGACGTCGTGGATCGAGTTCGCCCCGACGCGAACGGAAGTCCCAGAACGATGCGATGAGAAGCGCAACGAAGCCGATCGCGGCGAACAACGCCTGCTTCTTCAGGTGGAAGGCGCTGTCCCCGTATGCCACGTAGTCGGCCACCGAAGATGCCGAGTACACCATCAGTATGCCTGCGAGCACCAGGGCGACGGTCGACCCCAGCAGCCAATATCCCGATCGTGTGAGCGTTCTGGGACGACGGGTCATGCGCTCTCCACCATCCGTCCCACGATCTCCTTGAACCTGCGGCCGCGCTCCTCGTAGCCGATGAACTCATCGAACGATGTGCAGCCCGGCGAGAGCAGCACCACCCCACCCGGGCGTGCGAGGGTTCGCGCGGCATCCACCGCCTCCTCGAGCCCACGCGCGGACACGACGTGAAGAGCGACCTCATGGAACGCGTCAGCGATCTCAGCGGCCGCCTCACCGAACACCACGACCGAGTCCGTACGAACCTTCACGGCGGCAGCCAGTGGCCTCATGTCGACGCCCTTGTTCCGTCCGCCCAGGAGCACCACCAGCGGTCGTTCACCGAAAGCGGTGAGCGCCTTGAGCACGGCGTCCGGATTGGTGGCCTTCGAATCATTGAAGTACTCGGCGCCGTCCACGGTGCGGACCGGCTCGAGGCGATGCTCGATCGGCCTGAACGACATCAGCCCGCTCCGGATCGCTTCGATCCCCGCACCGGCGGCGCGAGCGCAGGCGGCGGCGGCGAGGGCGTTGCTCACGTTGTGCTCGCCCATGATGCGCAGGTCGGAGACGTCCACCAGTGGATGCTCCACGCCACGCTCCTCGAGCACCAATGTCGTACCGTGGAGGTATGCGCCATCGGCAGGCGTGCTTGTCCGGCTCACGCGACAGACCGTCACGCCCCGCTCGGCCACCGGGTCCGCAAGGGCGCGCGACCCTTCGTCATCAACGTCGATGATCGCGGTGTCGCCTGAGACCTGCCTGGCGAACACCTTGGCCTTCTCGGCCGCGTACGCTTCGAGCGAGCCATGGTAGTCGATGTGGTCGGGAGTGATGTTGAGGAGCGCGGCCACCCGGGGGTGGAAGGTGTCCGTCAGGGACAGCTGGAAACTCGAGACCTCGGCGACGATGATCCCCGCCTCGCCCACCTCACCGGCGACACGCACGGCGGCGGGCCCGATGTTGCCCGCGGGCTCGGCAACGAACCCGGCTTCGCGCAACAGATGGGTCACGAGAGCGGTGGTGGTCGTCTTGCCGTTGGTGCCGGTGATGGCGATCCACGGCGCACGGGAGATGCGGTACGCCAGTTCGATCTCCGAGATGACCGGGGCCCCCAAGGCACGTGCGCTGAGCATCAGCGGAGCGGTCGGGCGTATACCCGGGGACGCGACGACGATATCGCCGCTCTTGACGTGATCCACGCCGAAGCGCACCTCCGCGCCACGCTCCCGAAGCGACTCCGCACATTCGACGACCGCGTCGCCGGTGCCCGAGTCGAGCACCGTCACCCGCACGCCGTCGCGCGCACGCGACAGGCCCCACTCGGCGGCCGCGCGACCCGAGGCGCCGAGGCCGAGCACCACGAGGTGTCCGGTCCAGTCGCGCACCTCAGAACCTCGCTCTCGTGACGAACCAGAGGGCGAAGCCCACGCCCGCAAGCGCGCCGGTCACGATCCAGAAGCGGACCATCACCTTCGTCTCGCTCCAGCCCTTCATCTCGAAGTGGTGATGAAGCGGGGCCATCCGGAAGATGCGCTTGCCTGTCAGCTTGAACGAGGTCACCTGCAGGATGACCGACAGACCCTCGGCCACGTAGATGCCGCCGAGGATCGGGGCGAGCAGCTCGGTCTTGGTCACCACGGCCAGCGCCGCTATGACCGCACCCAGGCCGAGCGACCCCGTGTCGCCCATGAAGATGTCCGCGGGATAGCTGTTGTACCAGAGGAAGCCGAGGCACGCCCCGGCGACAGCGGCGGCGAACAGAGCGAGCTCCAGGTTGTCCTGCGCGAACGCGATCGCCACGAACGCAAGCATCACGATCATCACGGTGCCCGCGGCCAGACCATCCAGCCCATCTGTGAGGTTCACGGTGTTCGAGAACGACAACACCATGAAGAACACGAGACCCAGATAGAGCCAGGGCAGCTCGAGGGAGAATCCCCCCACCGAGACCGACGACTGCCATACACCGAGGTCGATCGTCCCCACGAAGGGGATCACCACTTCCGGGCTCACGTGCGCCCAGTTGACCGCGAGCACGCCGACGGTGCTCGCCACCACGGCCTGACCAGCGATCTTCATCTTCGCCGTCAGTCCGAGCGACCGCGCCTTCATGACCTTGGCGTAGTCATCGATGAAGCCGAGCATGCCACAGCCGAGCAGCGCGACGAGCGATATGACGCCGGCGCGTCCCACCTCGCCCAGACTGAGGTACACCAAGGACACTACGAGCAGGATGAGCACGCCACCCATCGTGGGCGTCCCTTGCTTCACCAGGTGCCCCTGCGGACCGTCGGCACGCACCTGCTGCCCGATGTTCCGGAACTTCAGAAGTCTGATCCATACGGGGAACAGCACGATGGCAAGCAGCAGCGCCAGAACCATGGCGACAAGGATCTGGTAAGTGGGATAGCGAGCTATCTCAGGAAGCAGGCTGAACACGCGGGTCCATCATCCCCTCGACTACCGTCTCCAACCCCATGACGCGCGACGCCTTCACGAGCACGGTGTCACCGGGCTCGACGACGTCGTCTATCACTTCCGACGCCTCGTCGGCGTTCGCGCAGGGACGCACCACGTCTTCCGGCATCCCGGCCGCCTTCGCTCCGTCGGCGATGCGTCTGCCGAGCTCCCCCACGCTCACGAGGACATCGACCGCAGACCGCGCGACCTCTTCGCCCAACTCGAAGTGGGCCAGCTCGGTGAGCGTGCCCAGCTCGGCCATGTCGCCCAGCACCGCTATGCGGCGGCCGCGCGTTGGAAGGTCCTGCAGCGCCCCGATGGCGGCGCGCATGGATGTCGGATTCGCGTTGTACGCGTCGTTGATCACCGTCACACCGCTCGCCGACACGAACGTCTCCATCCGCCAGCGGGAGAACGTGGCTCCCTCGAGCCCTCTCACGATCTCGATGAGCGGAACGCCCAGATAGCGACCTACCGCGGCCGCCGCGAGCGCATTGTAGACGTTGTGCTTGCCCGGCACCGCAAGCGTGACCCCGGCGGCGCCCTCGGGCATGGCCAGCGTGAACGACGGCATCCCCGCCGGCGTGACGACGACATCGCACGCCGTGATGTCGGCATCGCTTCCGAGCCCGTAGGTGATGACCTCGGCGGAAGCGGTCGCGGCGAGGGTGGCCGACCAGGCATCGTCGCCGTTCACGAACACCTGCCCGTCAGCCGGGATCGCCTGCACCAACTCGCCCTTCGCCGACGCGATGGCTTCCTGGCTCCCGAGCACCTCCATGTGACTCACGCCCACGTTGGTCACGAGGCCCGCGGTGGGGCGCGCCACGTCGCAGAGGTGTGCGATCTGGCCAGCGCCGCGCATCGCCATCTCCACCACCAGAGCCTCCGTGTCGGCGCCAGCATCCATGACGGTGAGAGGCACACCCAGCTCATTGTTCCTGTTGCCGCTGGTGGCGACGACCCGCATCGTCGTGCCGAGCACGCTCCGCACGAAGTCCTTCGTGGTGGTCTTGCCGGTGGATCCCGTGATACCGATGACCGGACAGGTGAGCCTGTCCCGGTGCCACGCCGCCAACGCCTCGATCGCCGCATATGCATCATCGACCGCCACCAGGGCGGTCTCCCCGCGACCATGGGCGGCGACCGCCTCACGGACCTCATCCGCGTCCCTGGTCACCACGACCACCCGTGCGCCCCTGTCGAGCGCGTCGGGGACGAAGCGATGGCCGTCGGTGCGCTCCCCCACGAAGGCCACGAACGCCGACCCGGGTTCCACCTCGCGGGAGTCGATCGCGAGACCGTTGATCATCGTCTCCGGCGTACCGCTGATCAGCTCGCCGCCCGTGAGTTCCACCAGTGTCTCGACCGAGAGCCTCAGCATCGTGCTCTCAGCTCCTCACGAGCGACCTCTCGATCGTCGAAGTGGATCGTGCGGTCGGCGAATATCTGGTAGTCCTCGTGCCCTTTTCCGGCGATCAGGACGGCGTCCCCTTCACGCGCGATGGCGAACGCGCGCGCGATGGCGGTGCGGCGATCCACTTCCACCTCATACTCGCACGGCGTCCCCTTGAGACCGTCCTCCGTGCGCAGGATGATCCCCACAGGATCCTCGCTCCTCGGGTTGTCGCTCGTCACCACCGCTATGTCCGAGTTCTCCCCGGCGGCCTTGCCCATTAGCGGCCGCTTCTCCGGGTCCCGGTCGCCACCGCAACCGAACACGGTGATCACCCGCCCCGGCGTGATGTCGCGCACGGCGGCGATCGCCTTGGCGAGACTGTCCGGTGTGTGCGCGTAGTCCACGAGCACCACGAACGGTTGCCCTTCGTCGATCCCCTCGAGGCGACCGGGAACCTGAGGCGCCGACTCCAGACCGCGCACGACGATATCCAACCCGATACCCATCGCAAGCGCGCTTCCGGCGGCAACCAACGCGTTGCTCA
Above is a window of Anaerosoma tenue DNA encoding:
- the murD gene encoding UDP-N-acetylmuramoyl-L-alanine--D-glutamate ligase, whose product is MRDWTGHLVVLGLGASGRAAAEWGLSRARDGVRVTVLDSGTGDAVVECAESLRERGAEVRFGVDHVKSGDIVVASPGIRPTAPLMLSARALGAPVISEIELAYRISRAPWIAITGTNGKTTTTALVTHLLREAGFVAEPAGNIGPAAVRVAGEVGEAGIIVAEVSSFQLSLTDTFHPRVAALLNITPDHIDYHGSLEAYAAEKAKVFARQVSGDTAIIDVDDEGSRALADPVAERGVTVCRVSRTSTPADGAYLHGTTLVLEERGVEHPLVDVSDLRIMGEHNVSNALAAAACARAAGAGIEAIRSGLMSFRPIEHRLEPVRTVDGAEYFNDSKATNPDAVLKALTAFGERPLVVLLGGRNKGVDMRPLAAAVKVRTDSVVVFGEAAAEIADAFHEVALHVVSARGLEEAVDAARTLARPGGVVLLSPGCTSFDEFIGYEERGRRFKEIVGRMVESA
- the mraY gene encoding phospho-N-acetylmuramoyl-pentapeptide-transferase — protein: MLPEIARYPTYQILVAMVLALLLAIVLFPVWIRLLKFRNIGQQVRADGPQGHLVKQGTPTMGGVLILLVVSLVYLSLGEVGRAGVISLVALLGCGMLGFIDDYAKVMKARSLGLTAKMKIAGQAVVASTVGVLAVNWAHVSPEVVIPFVGTIDLGVWQSSVSVGGFSLELPWLYLGLVFFMVLSFSNTVNLTDGLDGLAAGTVMIVMLAFVAIAFAQDNLELALFAAAVAGACLGFLWYNSYPADIFMGDTGSLGLGAVIAALAVVTKTELLAPILGGIYVAEGLSVILQVTSFKLTGKRIFRMAPLHHHFEMKGWSETKVMVRFWIVTGALAGVGFALWFVTRARF
- a CDS encoding UDP-N-acetylmuramoyl-tripeptide--D-alanyl-D-alanine ligase, which produces MLRLSVETLVELTGGELISGTPETMINGLAIDSREVEPGSAFVAFVGERTDGHRFVPDALDRGARVVVVTRDADEVREAVAAHGRGETALVAVDDAYAAIEALAAWHRDRLTCPVIGITGSTGKTTTKDFVRSVLGTTMRVVATSGNRNNELGVPLTVMDAGADTEALVVEMAMRGAGQIAHLCDVARPTAGLVTNVGVSHMEVLGSQEAIASAKGELVQAIPADGQVFVNGDDAWSATLAATASAEVITYGLGSDADITACDVVVTPAGMPSFTLAMPEGAAGVTLAVPGKHNVYNALAAAAVGRYLGVPLIEIVRGLEGATFSRWRMETFVSASGVTVINDAYNANPTSMRAAIGALQDLPTRGRRIAVLGDMAELGTLTELAHFELGEEVARSAVDVLVSVGELGRRIADGAKAAGMPEDVVRPCANADEASEVIDDVVEPGDTVLVKASRVMGLETVVEGMMDPRVQPAS